TTATGGAATCATTGGATTTGGTGTTATTCAAAAATCTAAAAATCAACTTGTTGATTTAATGTTTAGTTGTCGTATTCAAAGTAAAAGGATCGAACATGCTTTTTTGACACATGTGTTAGAACATTATCTGAAATTTGGAGATTTTTGGGTTACGTACAATCATACAGAAAAAAATAAATTTTCGGCTCATGTATTTGTAGATTTTGGATTTGAAATTATTAAAAGTGAAGGCACTTTTCGTAAACTTAAATTTAATCAAAACAAGGAAGTACACAACGATAAAATAATAAAAGTAATAGAAATTAAATAGTATGCCATTTCATCCTTTTTTATCAAAAACGAAGCTATACAAGCTTTTAAAAAAACTATGTAAACCTTTTTATATTGTTTATGAATATGCTGAGTTTGTAGCCTTTATGGCTGAAAATAAAGATAAGGGTGAAATTAACGACTATTATAATAACTCAGCAACCTATAAAAACAGATATAAACTTCATGATAAACTTTTATTAGAGCTTAAAAATAAAACTATTTTTTATTATGAATTTGGAGTCGCGGAAGGTGCTATGATTAAGAATTGGTCTTCGATTAATAAAATAAAAGAATCGCGCTTTGTTGGGTTTGATTCATTTGAAGGGCTTCCTGAAAGTTGGGAAGATAAAAAAGAAGGGCATTTTGATCAAAAAGGAAATTTCCCAGATATTGATGATGATAGAGTTAGATTTGTTAAAGGCTGGTTTCAGGATTCAGTTTATAATACATTGTTAG
The genomic region above belongs to Mariniflexile litorale and contains:
- a CDS encoding TylF/MycF/NovP-related O-methyltransferase — translated: MPFHPFLSKTKLYKLLKKLCKPFYIVYEYAEFVAFMAENKDKGEINDYYNNSATYKNRYKLHDKLLLELKNKTIFYYEFGVAEGAMIKNWSSINKIKESRFVGFDSFEGLPESWEDKKEGHFDQKGNFPDIDDDRVRFVKGWFQDSVYNTLLDCHFHEQCVFHLDADLFSSTLYVLFQISPKLKAKDILIFDEFSSHDHEFKAFEIFKQCTNDKWKFEFLGAVNNYRQVAFILK